The following proteins are co-located in the Neomonachus schauinslandi chromosome 8, ASM220157v2, whole genome shotgun sequence genome:
- the LOC110583497 gene encoding peptidyl-prolyl cis-trans isomerase FKBP3-like, producing MAAAVPQRAWTVEQLRSEQLPKKDIIKFLQDHGSDSFLAEHKLLGNIKNVAKTANKDHLVTAYNHLFESKRFKGTESISKVSEQVKNVKLNEDKPKETKSEETLDEGPPKYIKSVLKKGDKTNFPKKGDVVHCWYTGTLQGGTVFDTNIQTSSKKKKNAKPLSFKVGIGKVIRGWDEALLTMSKGEKARLEIEPEWAYGKKGQPDAKIPPNAKLIFEVELVDID from the coding sequence ATGGCGGCGGCCGTACCACAGCGGGCCTGGACCGTGGAGCAGCTGCGCAGCGAGCAGCTACCCAAGAAGGACATTATCAAGTTTCTACAGGACCATGGTTCAGATTCGTTTCTTGCAGAACATAAGTTattaggaaacattaaaaatgtagcCAAGACAGCTAACAAGGACCATTTGGTTACAGCCTACAACCATCTTTTTGAAAGTAAGCGTTTCAAGGGTACTGAAAGTATAAGTAAAGTGTCTGAGCAGGTGAAAAATGTGAAGCTTAATgaagataaacccaaagaaaccaAGTCTGAAGAGACTCTGGATGAGGGtccaccaaaatatataaaatctgttcttaaaaaaggagataaaaccaACTTTCCCAAAAAGGGAGATGTTGTTCACTGCTGGTATACAGGAACACTACAGGGTGGGACTGTTTTTGATACTAATATTCAAACGagttcaaagaagaagaaaaatgccaaGCCTTTAAGTTTTAAGGTTGGAATAGGCAAAGTTATCAGAGGATGGGATGAAGCACTCTTAACTATGAGTAAAGGAGAAAAGGCTCGACTAGAGATTGAACCAGAATGGGCTTATGGAAAGAAAGGACAGCCTGATGCCAAAATTCCACCAAATGCAAAACTCATTTTTGAAGTGGAGTTAGTGGATATTGACTGA